The DNA region ACGTCCGCAGCGGCGGGAGTTCGTGGGTCGTGACGCCTTCTATCGTCGCAATCGTGGTAACGACGGCCTCCGTCACCGTTCCGTACTCGTCGAGGGAGACGGTAGAGACCAGGCCCGAACTACCGGAGTCGGCGTCGTCGTCGCTCATCGATGTGCTCCAACTGTGAGACGGCTGGTCGGCGAAAGATGACGCAATCGAAACGGCTGGCAGATGCGTGTCACGGTTGTCGCGTACATACATCTCCGGATACTTATATTTGATAGAGTTACTGTCAGGAAAACAGGTAATAATCGCCGCTACCGAGTGTCTCTAGTTCGGTGTCCTGAATTACATTCGATAGTGATATTCAACGTCGAAGATAGTTGTCCGACGTTGTGTTCGGATTCCGGGGCGGGTTTTAAAAGGGAATAGGTAGTGTATATAAACATGAACGGCGACGTCGGAGAGCCCACCGAGAGGGCGCTTGCGTCCGGAATTCGCGACGGACGCGCAGTAGAACTGTTCGACGCGCTGAGCGACAAGCGTCGTCTCTGGGTCGTCGACTATCTCTCCGAGGCGGACGGCTCCGTGGCACTCGCCGAACTCGCCTGCGTCGTCGCCGAGAGGGAGACGGGTGCGCCCGTCGCCGACGAATCCGAGGACGCCTACAGAGAAGCGTACGCGAGTCTGTACCACAACCACGTCCCGAAACTCGCTCGCATCGACGTCGTCGACTACGAGGAGGACCAGCGGACGCTCGAACTCGTCGACTGCGCCGAACTCGCACCGTTGCTGGAGTTCGTCGCCGTCGAGCACCGACCGGACGAGACGTCGGACTGACGGACACAAACCTTTTTAGGCAATCCTAAAAATCGAAGTTCTTTTGAACCGGCGAGACACCAGTTTGGGACATGAAACGTCCGAGAGTGGCCGGTACGCGAGACCGGGAACGGTCGACGGGCAGGCGCCCGATTGGTGGGCGCACTCCCGATCGGT from Haloprofundus halobius includes:
- a CDS encoding DUF7344 domain-containing protein, with the translated sequence MNGDVGEPTERALASGIRDGRAVELFDALSDKRRLWVVDYLSEADGSVALAELACVVAERETGAPVADESEDAYREAYASLYHNHVPKLARIDVVDYEEDQRTLELVDCAELAPLLEFVAVEHRPDETSD